In the genome of Patescibacteria group bacterium, one region contains:
- a CDS encoding CDP-alcohol phosphatidyltransferase family protein, with translation MPKFKQKVLQLAEMRMKDLARVTPIDKVIKFLFLGLIPKSVTPNQITVFRFVSVPFILALLLTEQNLWAFVLFLFSALSDAVDGALARTEGQITRWGILADPLADKLLVGSVAVVLISKYLSWHLTFVIVALEIFILASAYFRYRGKALPAKITGKIKMVLQCFGIIFLFCFVLFGGAFWLLLAQGTLYLGVLFALLSLFVHRSI, from the coding sequence ATGCCGAAATTTAAACAAAAAGTTTTACAGTTGGCGGAAATGCGCATGAAAGATTTGGCGCGGGTTACGCCGATTGATAAAGTGATTAAGTTTTTATTTTTGGGATTAATTCCGAAATCGGTAACCCCCAACCAAATTACCGTTTTTCGATTTGTTAGTGTGCCGTTTATTTTGGCCTTGTTGCTTACAGAGCAAAATCTTTGGGCGTTTGTTCTATTTTTGTTTTCCGCTTTGTCGGACGCAGTTGATGGAGCACTGGCGCGAACCGAAGGGCAAATTACTCGATGGGGAATTCTAGCTGATCCTTTGGCCGATAAATTATTGGTGGGAAGCGTGGCGGTGGTTTTAATTTCAAAATATCTCTCGTGGCATCTGACGTTTGTTATTGTGGCACTGGAAATATTTATTTTGGCCTCAGCGTATTTTCGCTATCGAGGTAAAGCTCTTCCGGCAAAAATTACCGGAAAGATAAAAATGGTTCTGCAGTGCTTCGGAATTATTTTTCTTTTTTGTTTCGTTCTTTTCGGCGGAGCATTCTGGCTTCTTCTCGCACAAGGCACACTCTATCTCGGAGTTCTTTTCGCGCTTCTCAGCCTTTTCGTTCACAGATCAATTTAG
- a CDS encoding TPM domain-containing protein, with amino-acid sequence MISAFKKVFSLSLVFPLVAFAYQSPGSPTGFVNDFANLLSQQAHATLESKLTAFEKTTGDEIAVVTVKNLGDETVEDFAVALFKEWGIGEKGKDNGILVLVAAEEHKIRIEVGYGLEGDLTDGEASSIIRNIMTPAFRNNDYDGGIQTAVDQIIAAVAPDYASGAGIEIEPISEQSGEGFDFSNIFFFIFFVPIWLGSILSRSKSWWAGGLVGGVIGVVLGFIYGFLYLGLIATIFLIPIGLLFDFLVSRTYTKSTSRGIRPPWWIGGGRIGGGGGGSSFGGFGGGGSGGGGSSGSW; translated from the coding sequence ATGATCTCCGCCTTTAAAAAAGTTTTCTCTCTCTCGTTGGTTTTTCCATTGGTGGCTTTCGCATACCAAAGTCCCGGTAGCCCGACAGGTTTCGTGAATGACTTTGCAAATCTTTTGAGTCAGCAGGCGCACGCCACGCTTGAATCCAAGTTGACCGCGTTTGAAAAAACCACGGGAGATGAAATCGCAGTAGTAACTGTTAAAAATCTTGGGGATGAAACTGTTGAGGATTTTGCCGTGGCGCTTTTTAAGGAATGGGGAATTGGTGAAAAGGGGAAAGACAACGGTATTCTAGTTCTTGTGGCGGCAGAGGAACACAAAATTCGTATTGAAGTTGGTTACGGGCTTGAAGGTGATCTGACGGACGGAGAAGCCAGTTCAATCATCAGGAACATCATGACGCCAGCATTTCGTAACAACGACTATGATGGTGGCATCCAAACTGCTGTCGATCAAATTATTGCCGCAGTCGCTCCCGATTACGCTTCGGGTGCGGGGATTGAGATCGAACCTATCTCAGAACAATCTGGTGAGGGTTTCGACTTCTCAAATATTTTTTTCTTTATCTTTTTTGTACCGATTTGGTTGGGCAGTATTCTCAGTCGTTCTAAGTCATGGTGGGCTGGGGGACTTGTCGGAGGGGTTATTGGCGTAGTACTTGGATTTATTTACGGTTTTTTGTATCTTGGTTTGATCGCGACCATTTTCCTTATCCCAATCGGTCTGTTGTTTGATTTTTTGGTTTCTCGAACCTATACTAAAAGTACTAGTCGCGGTATCCGCCCACCATGGTGGATTGGAGGTGGAAGAATTGGTGGAGGTGGCGGAGGTTCTTCATTTGGAGGGTTTGGTGGCGGGGGAAGTGGTGGAGGTGGTTCTAGTGGAAGCTGGTAG